GTCAAAACAGTTTGACACAGCGCTGGAGAATTGGAACAAAAAGTACCTTTACTTGAATGAGATCAGCGAGAAAAGCTCCAAGTATTTACAGGCACTTCAGTTGGCTCACAATacatttcaacaacaataGAAATACGTTAAATTAGGCCAGTTTGTAACTATATAATCGAAATCTATACAAAAGATTGGTATAATGGTCACAGTGTACGGAGCGCCGGCTAATAGTAGGGGAATTCTAAAGCGGTGGCAAACCACCACTATAAGCAGTGGATTGAACTGTCGATCAAAGAATAAGCACGTACTCTGAGCTTTTGAAACGTTTCAAAGTTGCACGCTGGAATAAATATAACTGTGAATGTCCGATCCAAGCTCGATAAATGGTGGTATAGTTGTGGCAATGGCCGGTAAGGATTGTGTGGCCATCGCCTCAGATCTTCGTCTAGGGAGTCAGTCTCTTGGTGTTTCCAACAAATTTGAGAAGATATTTCATTATGGACACGTCTTTCTCGGTATCACAGGGTTAGCCACCGATGTGACGACATTGAGTGAGACATTTCGTTACAAGACGAATTTATACAAGCTGAGGGAGGACAGACCGATTGAGCCAGAGACGTTCACACAATTGGTTTCTAGCACTCTGTATGAGAGGCGGTTTGGGCCATATTTTGTAGGGCCTGTAGTGGCGGGCATCAATTCTAAGACTGAGAAGCCTTTCATCGCAGGGTTCGACTTGATCGGTTGTATTGACGAAGCCAAAGACTTCATCGTAAGCGGAACTGCTTCTGACCAACTATTTGGTATGTGTGAATCCCTGTACGAGCCTAATTTAGAGGCAgaagatctttttgaaaccaTAAGTCAGGCACTTCTAAACGCAGCAGATCGTGATGCACTTTCAGGTTGGGGTGCCGTAGTGTACATTATAAAGAAGGATAAGGTGGTAAAAAGATACTTGAAGACAAGACAAGATTgaatcactttcatcgaATCTTTATTAATATATACAAGTTTATCGCATAGAAATTTCCATATCTCATACAAACTATTTCGAATCGGCAGGCTTGCTCGATACGCTCTTCTTGGCCTGATGCCTCTCGAGAATCTTCTTTAATATGGCATCTTCACCGtactcttcctcatcaatcttcttccatttATTCTCGACAGCTTTCCTTTCCTCCCTTCTCTGTTTGATTAGGTCTCTTTCCCCGGCCAGTCTGGCATCGTGAAGACATTTAGTCAACGCATCTTTCTCATTGTTACACAGTCCAAAGATCCTCTTGTAATACTCTTTCTGGTGACACTTATCAAGTGCAACGATCAGATCGTAACAGGCTTCGTAAAAGTTAGTGATTCGTTCTCATTAGAGATATCAGTAGACAATATACTTACAGTTAAACCTCTTGGAC
The window above is part of the Torulaspora delbrueckii CBS 1146 chromosome 3, complete genome genome. Proteins encoded here:
- the PUP3 gene encoding proteasome core particle subunit beta 3 (similar to Saccharomyces cerevisiae PUP3 (YER094C); ancestral locus Anc_7.383), giving the protein MSDPSSINGGIVVAMAGKDCVAIASDLRLGSQSLGVSNKFEKIFHYGHVFLGITGLATDVTTLSETFRYKTNLYKLREDRPIEPETFTQLVSSTLYERRFGPYFVGPVVAGINSKTEKPFIAGFDLIGCIDEAKDFIVSGTASDQLFGMCESLYEPNLEAEDLFETISQALLNAADRDALSGWGAVVYIIKKDKVVKRYLKTRQD
- the CMC2 gene encoding Cmc2p (similar to Saccharomyces cerevisiae YBL059C-A; ancestral locus Anc_7.382) → MHPQLESKRFNSCYDLIVALDKCHQKEYYKRIFGLCNNEKDALTKCLHDARLAGERDLIKQRREERKAVENKWKKIDEEEYGEDAILKKILERHQAKKSVSSKPADSK